The DNA window atatgtataatggTAGTGTGTGGAAACAGAACATTGTAATACCGTAGGGAAATCAATAAAGATTTAGGCAGAAAGAATTACTAACTCTTGCTCTCGTTCGACCGTAAACACGATTGAGAAAGGTCCACAATTGTCTTCAACATctgttgaaaattttttcgTTAGAGAGCCAACTTCTTCTCCAATGTAGTTTTAGgaacattaaaaattgcttTACGATAGcccatattttctttttttttttttttaaattgcttcAACGGCTCTCCGCATAGATTCTTCGGTCCAACTTTGTCACTCTGTTTTTCTCCTGTACGTCCATATTATCTAAAAATGATCGTTCATCGAAATGTCCCCATCTTGCTCCAAATATTACATTCGGACTAATCGAATGACAATGTTTCTATTTGCTTACGAATAACATTCATAAACACATAAATAAGTACTTGAAAAAATTGCCTAACTTGTAGCATTAAAGACATAATATGGTTGAGAATCGTTACTTACCTACTCGTGTTGAAAAGATGGTAGAAAATAAGGTCACGATCGTTAGAAGTAAAAAAATCATCACTAAGCGCACAAAGACCCTATAAACTATTGAATGTAACTATTTGTCTCGTACAAAATTCACCTGTTTATTTCGATTTCATATCCATAAATGAACAAACAAACGCATAcctcgatattaaatttataacgaatattcgCCGTCTTTTCATGTACAATTTTCACGAAACATCCAATCGTCAGCGAAGAACGATTCCTTTTGCAAACTTTTTTTCGAGGAATTGTTTCATATCCAGCAGGATGTCACggcacgaataaaatatagtatagaCACAAGcgtattgatattaatatcgtatatgtatcgatatacatacatatgaaatagaaaaaagtatCAAGTAGAATCAGTAGGAATGAAAATAACTTTCGAAAAAGTATTCTACgtctttataaattatagaatagaaacatttcgaaGACTATCATCGCGAGTCCAATGATTGTAAAGTAGTGTGCAGTGTCGGACAAAATTCGGCGAAAATTAATCGGACCACAACACGCTAGTGCAACCTAGCAATGGGATGAGACTGTGAACACGCGAAAGCCGCCGTCGTTCCTTTCAGTCGTTTTTACACGTTACGTCTCAATTGTATTTGCAGGAAGAAGAAGGTATACCGACGAAAAACTTTCGAACCATCTTCACCGCATAAATCGAGCACGTCGCaatcaatgaaaattcacTTTTCGCGTCTAcgtatatacaaattataagaCAAAAACTTTGCTAGGGTATTTCAGGAAATATcgcgaattttaaaatgttcgGCGATATCGACGATTTTTAGCTCGAATTATTTCCTATGAAAAGTAAATCCTTGGTAGGAATTACGTGACTCGCGTTCAGAAAATTTTACGTTTGTTAAAATATCACCGAGATTGATTCTCCACGAACCGCTATAACCAAGTAAGCGAAATCCTAGCAACGAAGAGAAGGATAATTATTCGATCAGTCAATTCCTTAAAACGGGGCTTTCAGCACTCGATTAAACGAACCCGAAAAATATTAACCGGTATTCCTAACATCTCGATGATCGTTCGTTCGGTGTTTCACGCGAAGTACCTAAATCTAAACTGACGTACACGTTGTAAAAATATGCGAATCTTACGAGCTACGTGGCTCTCCCATGGTTGAATCACGATTACTCTTTTTCCTCGGTTTCCTTGCTTTCGGCGCCCAGCAAAGTCGATTTGTCCTCCTCCTCCTGTCCCTCCTCCACTTCTGGTTCTTCGACGCTTTGACGTTGGCTTCTCGTGGTCTTTCGCGCGAACAACACCAGAGAGATGCTGATGCTTACGAAGGTTGCGAACACTAGCAGGGTTATGTAAATCTTTATCGACTTCTGGTTTAAGCCCTGCGAAATAACGTAATGGCACCCTTTGTTTAATCTGTATCgctaataattctaataacgGTTTAAAAAAATGCGACTGGTTTGTGAAACATTTCTAATAGTAATCTAATAGAGAGACTGACGATCAATTCCGGctctaacaaattttttcatcgaaaagTTGACGATAGATTAAACGGTATTACTAATAACTAAAAGGGGAACGTATAAAACCTGAGCTGAACTAGTGAAAGTATCGGATCGCTATTCAATTTCCTTATATCGGATCTAGGTAACATAAGCTAAGTAGCTGCTTAAAAAGTAAAGGGGATTATATTTCGAGAACATGAGCGACGATCCGTAGTTCAAAATTAGCGTCAGAATATTGCAATCAATTAACCAAGATTGCGCGATAACGATGTTTTCGAGAGATGGACGCACGTGTTCGCGAACGATACTCGTTTAAATACTTGTATGACTTGacgttaaatttattcgtcAGAACGACATGAAACTCAATATCGGAAATTTTGACCCAGTTAACTAACTCGGTATGATAATGGTTTTAAGCTTCGTGTCTATTAAAATGGACGACTCCCCAATACACGTTCCATGCTCGAGAAGTtgtcgaagaagaaagatagtTCTGAATATGAATGTCGTTATTCGTTTgttcaaaatgaaaatccGTGTCAGCAGATGAGACGTCACATTTTACACGAGggattcgataattttaacCAAGAAACTTCGCCGTACATAGGGACATAATCAAACTACATTTTCTTCCCGTTGTTATTCGCCTTGAAGTATTCTTAACAGAAATTATTCGTCGAAAATCGATATCCAATGGGATTTCCATTGAAATCGAACATTGGTTCCGCGTGTCCCGATAAGAAGATCTTTAGCTCCGAAGAGTGGCGAGGATAACGCGTTTAAAATTCTGATTCTAAGGGTCGTCCAAATGCTCGAAATGCAGGGTAATCTCCTATTTAAATAACGTCTACGTCCCCTTCAAGAGGATACATTTCTCGCagaatataattcaatttaatctGCGAAATCGAATACCGTACTCCTCCGGGATTAATTTTTCACAGATTTCTTTCGCCGCGAACGTGTAATCGCGAAAACCTGTTTTCAACACCggaatattgatatttaatgtCATTAGCGCTGGTCTATATCGGAACGTACGATCCGATTGGAAAACGTCAGGGATAGatggaaaaattgcaattattgcAATGAAAATCTTTCTATTTAACGAAGATTTAGATCGCAAACGGGAACGTGGACGTTTCGATCGTGCGTCAACGAACATTATTTCGATCAAtgcattatattaaaatcaagaTATACCTAGATATACATacttttacgtaaatttaattactttttcctttaaaatgaaacttttgtcGCACTATGTTGGAAATGTAATGTATAGAAATACATTAAGTAGGTAAATAAGTAGAACAGAATAGTCTTACTTCCGCAAGACGAATATCTccgtgaaagaagaaaaaaaaatattcataaacatCGAAATAAGTGACAGCTGGTTACGTAAatggaaaggaagagaaacgattACCCGTCGAGATCGTTTCAGCTGTTTAGATCCTCCATCATTGTTAAGAGTTGAGAGAGGCAAGCGTTATATAATAAGCCCTCCCCCTCCCACACCTCGACGAGCTAATGAACCGTCTCATTTCGCGCACAGCTGATTTGCTTCATTGTGTCTGCTACCTCAACCGGAAGCTGTGATAAACAGGTGCGCGTTATCACTGCGTTAACCGCGTTTGGCgcgatttatgaaaattacataagGCGATAGTCTGTTGCATCTAGAATCACGATAAACATACTAAAAATAGCCGATAATAAAGTTCAAATTAGATTTGatgcgaaatgaaaatttataaaattcgatattttttataaaattacgttataggcgATTAACTGGTCGAAAATATATTGGTTTAGAGCGggtttttcattcatttcggGTGGATTCAGTGTAGCTAGATACCGATTCGcttaatatcgaatataaaattgtgtCACGATGAAAAACCAACGCTTTATCAATAACCAAGTTGCATCGACTAATTTCAGACGAGCTACAGTTTATTTATACCGATTTCCATCCGTGGTGTTAATTATTCCTACGTCGTTAATTGTTAATGATTGTTCCCATTCcgtgttttattcttttttaaaaatcacaCCGCAAAAAGTTCGTTCGAATAATCTGTAGCGGCTAGAGGAACGCCGGTACTCGGTATTCGGTGAGCAAGAAATTAAGAGACAAGAGATAAGAGAAGTAGTCCGTAAAGAAACGATTACACTGTGATCTTTCTCCGTGTCTCGCGGccataaaaaggaaagataacGGCAGCCTAGCTGAGGAACCGCGGAacaagtacatacatataaaaggAACCATGCTGTTAGATTCTCCAACATGTCCTATCGATCGTCACCGGTGCCATTCGGTTTAGATGTCTTTGCTGCAGCGCGATCAATATTTCTACAGAGTATAAATTAACCTTTGGGACCCGTAAAGATGCTCctaaaattttccattcgattcGATGCCACATCTTGTTCCCTGTGCCTCTCAGAGCGATACGCACGAGATCTTGAGGAACCTTATCTGAGATTCTCTTCTACTACTATACCGAATCTTTATTATGAATTCTTCTTCCACTGTTACGCATCGAAACAAGATGAAAATCCACGCGAGAACATTAAAGCGGAGGCCTTTTCAAGAGACCGGTGCGAAAGTTAACAATGAGCTCATGTAAAGTTCATGTGGTTTTTCGACGTAATCGCCCGCCATTCACCCAATGCTTGTAAATCCCGCAGCGGCAAAGTTCTCAACTATTTGGAGCAGAGAGAATATAATAGGTCGTACGGTCTACAAGAGATAAGAAACCGCAAATACGTGTTAGTGGAAATTCGCGTTATTGAGCGACACTGTACGATAATTTAGCAACAATTTTATGGTATCTGCGTTGGTAACAAAAAACATGTTGATACATTTTACGCgtatacgatattattaagaatttgaaaatgttgtaCGCGTTATTGAGTCGTGGAAAATCCTAAACCTCTGTATCCTCGATACCTACGTATTGCTTCAAGTTTAACCGTTTCGTATCCTTTCGtcagtaattttctaataCCATTTCTTTGTAATGCTAATTCTATAATCCTGCGGAAAACAAGCGACGGCTCGATACTTGCGACCGTATTTGATAGCTGTATCGGAAACTAGTAGCGAGCATGCAAAGTATGCAGCTCGACCCACTTATACTCGAAATAACCAGTACTTTTCCACGTGCCATTGCTCGTTAACTTACTTGCCGAGGCGACTGTACCTTCCATTGAAAGGCGGAGGAGGGGTCGGTGAAGAACCACTTTTGCGGCCAGGGGTTTATCGTTCCCTCTGGCGTCTTGAAGATCAACCCTTCCAGGCTTAGGCCGTGTGCCAGGACGCTCGTAGTGATGTTTCCTTTCTTGTATGACGCTATCCCCGCCTTCATGTACATTTGCGGTATCGTTTCGTTCTCCCTGAGCTTCAACGTCACCCTTGGCATCTTTGCCTTCCTCGTTGGCGCGCTCGACGTCATCTTGGTCGCTTCACTCGGGGTGCTGGTTAACGTTTTTAAACCGGTCGACCACGTTGTCGGTAGCGTATACGTAGTCGTAGACGCGGACGTCTGTTTGACGCTCGTAGTCGATTCCGTGGATGTTTGTGAACGTTGCGTGTTACTCGTTGTGGAATCTGTGGACAAAGAGCGGACGAAAAAGAATGGTTTtagtttttacaaattaaacaattttaaatatttaaacaacaaCGATTGTTACTTACGgagaaattctaaattctatgGAAACCTAACGACACACAAACGGACTTTGAAAGTGCCAAAAAGAGGAAAACCGGATGGTACAATTTTTAgatctttcattttcgttcATCGTCGAGTTTAGTGAGTAGCGTATTTGAtggtgaaaaataaaaaatttatcgcgaTGGTGATCGAATATTGGATGGCAATTGAATAACGTTTTATcggataatatttttccaatacCCATTTACAATTAGAGTTAGGCAGAGTAAATGATAATCAATCAACTATACAAGAAACACGGATATCGTATACATCGATAATAACAATGAACGATTAGTTTACTAATAAACATTCATTTCCCCATAAAGCAGCTTATTATCGAACATTCCGTTATTTAACAGCAgcagaaaaatgatttatggAAGGCAAAGCCGAGTACGTATTATGATACAATGACCGAAGAAAATCGATAACAGTGGACGCGATAAAAACGATAAATGTCACGTAGTTGAAACAGTTAAATCTAAATTCCGTGGTGCTCTATTAACATCGTTTAACATCGTGTTGCACGGAAATGTTTGCATAACAAAGTTTTCGTATGCCGACAACCGTGCTACGCGAAGCCAACGGCAGCGTTGCTACTGtcaatttctttcttgctACGGCTCGAGGCTCCCTATTAAGACATACGGGCAACTTTTAGGAGGTCGATTGAAAGATAACGTAAGCTATTGACGCTTGGAAGATGTTGTCAAATTAGCCAATCCAAATTGATTCGAAATTGAAACTTCGTAACTGGATAGCTTAATAGATTTTGCCAACATGTAAATAAAACGCAAGAACTTGCTTGGtatttcaatcattttcaAACTAAAAAACACTGTTATCGTCTCGATCGTTATTCGATTAGAAATCAACGCAAATACGCGTATTACTGCGTTAATTTTCGACATACTGACTTTTATCGCGTAACTTTCGTCGAGGAACTTGATACCTGTGGTAGTGAACTCCTGTGACTCTTGTTCATCTACATTCGACGCCTCTGACAACGTAGTCATCTCGTCTTCGGTATCCTGCTTTCTGTAAGCTTCCGTAGATGAAACCGTGGTCGTTACTGGAAGCCTGTTTTTGCTTTTGTTCGCGATGTCTTTCTCCTGACTCCTCGACGAGTTTCTGGCTATCGCGTTGTGCCCAACTCGACCTATAGCCAGCATCGTCCTGGCGAACAGCCGCTGGTCGCTCTGGTTCATAAAAAACGGCGCCGCCACGCAGGACAGGACGATCAGAATCATCAACGTGCCTATGATGTACTTGATGTTCCTCGAGCTCGACTTGTCCGATGTCTGAGGGAACCCGGATGACGAAAACTGGTCCGTTTGCGGTAGGATTGTGTACTGCAGGCTGGCATCGCCTTTTCGTACCGTtttgtacataattaataaacctGTTAGAAGAATCGACCTGTGAATATCTGTGCTGCTTGATAAAAGTTATCTaggaaattttacaatgtCTGATTTTACGATCtctaaattgaatattttgaattacgACGAGCGGCTTATTTCCACACCCGTACAGACTTCGAGAGGCAACGTCCCGCTTTCGACATTGTTTTACATTAATGAAACGAAGGTAGGGTTGCCTGTCTAAAGACAAAGTGACCGTGATACGCGACCTGTTGAAAGCAGTTTACATTGTAGAATTTACCGTCCGACGAAACCTGGTTCGATCAGAACTCTGTTTTCTTAAACAAGGACGTAGCGAGGCAACAGAAACTCGATCTGGATAGAAGAAATAGTTTCCATTCAGGTGACAACgtgagaataaaatttgacgGCCGTAAAAGATAAATGCGTTCTACAAAGCGAAGTTGAAACCGCGACAATTTTCCATGCGTCAACTGCATTCAGTAGAAATCATCTTTTAAACAGAGAAACGCAGACGTTTCTTTCCATCCTTCGTTGAAATGCTTTTATTCCCTcggaaattatataaatacccATTGATCGATTCTTCGAAAAGTTgttgatagaaagaaaaagatcaaaGGTAAAAATATCTCCAATTTTTAAAAGCTTTAAAGGCGAGTTTTTCTACTAATTGTTTCAagtattatttgaaaaagctTGGAAACCGCGTACTAATACGTGTTTTCGAGCTAGAATTCATAGTGGCcaagttattaaaaatatggcGATAAAACGAACGCAAAacattttaaacttttaacaatttcaagcagcccttttgtaattttatgtgGCGTTAACTTAAACTTTAAACTTTGgaaactgttttattttaaggCGCGAGATGAAACGTGTTAAAATCTGAAACTAAATGAAACGCGTTTAGAAAATAggcaacaaaattttgtagCGGTGTAAGTATCCTTTTgcgaattttaaatttcacaacGACAGGGTAAAAGGGTATGATAACACTAAGGGTAAGGGATAAAGGGTAAGGGTTAAAGTACCAAACAAACAACGAAATCTATTCTTTAAGACGGATAATATCGAACGATGGATATAAAGTGAGATGCAAAATAACGCTATCgtaaatgatttaaatatttgtaaaaatacaagatattaaaatgtaaaatttcaattgtccGTTGTAATGGTTATACTTCAATAGCAACAACgatccattttttttttttcaaaattcccaAGGGATTATCGAGCGTGgctagagaaaagaaaggacaaCAGACGTCGGGAAGAACAGATGTGTTACGCCGGGAGGAATCGATTCGATTTTCCACGGCAAATATTAAATCCACAGGCAGCCTCGTCAACATCGCATTTGTCGCTCACGTACGAAGGTTAATACCGCCGAATTCTCGTAATGCGATCGAAAGGGAccaagaaaaagaacaaacgGACAGAAGAGGAACGAGAAAGGGACGAATAAAAAGATCTTCGGTCgagaatcgaaataaaatttgtccaaAATGAATAAACTATTCTACGGGGCAACGACTTTCGCGAAAAGTTAACGAGTAGCGAAACAAAGGCGACGACGTCGATGAAAACAAATGAACCGACGACAATCTTAACGAGGCGCTATTCCTTTGCAAACAAATGGCAAGATTCGAGGAATGTCGTCCATTGGATGTGCAAAAAGATCGCGCAGCGTGTAAATATCGTTGGATAGAAAGCGGataagaaggaaggaaaacgTGCAGATACTCACGATATGTGAAGAACCGAAGGGGTTGGTTTTCTCCGTTTGGACTTGTGGCAGGCTGCTCCGTCGGAACGAACACGATGATCCGGGACGGGCAGAACCTCGCCTGTGAGAGAAATTTTGTTGGAAAATGCGCAGATGCGCCTGGCCAGGGGGTGCTGATGCGACTGCGCAGTGCGCACACGTCACAGCCAACATCCGGAAGACCGTCGCTATTTCAATGTTTTCGGCCGGCGCGTCGACGATCGACGAGGATGCGAGCAACTAGCTTGGGTTCAAGGACGTTAGAGGACGCATCAACCTTGAACTTCTCTCGTTACATACATCCAGTGATGAATCGTTTATCTTCGATCTTGGATATTGGATAGAGACCtttcttatctttatttaccggttggtggtggtggtggtggtggtggtggtggtgatgTCCATAGGAGCGCGGGGGATAATCCGACGTATCGGTGTCGGAGGAATTGCTTTTCTGCTGGAATTAATTTGAAACAGTATGgtcgaattaaataataaaaaaggtaTAGCTATATTTATAGCGGATACATAGTTACATTTTTCACGACTATCGGAGAACGGAagattactaaaaaaaatagtacaaaAATTTACGCTATTTTATAAACGTGTATGTTCTTCTAAAGAATATAGAACACAAAATTTCACCGgtggtattttattattttgttgcaaaatataaacaaacatGGTATACACAATAGGAAGCGTATTTCTTTCGACTTATCCGACAGTAAGTTATTTCGGACTAATGGAAGACATTGTTCGTTACAATAGTATCAGAAAATATCTAGTATTAGAAActcatcttttttaaaaaaaaaaaaagaaatgtcgtttgtttataaaatttcgtacgGAGTATACAGAAAGATTTCCAACTGTAACGCTTTGTATCACTGTAATCAaggaacatttattttattgcatggTTGGCATAGCCGTCGAGGAAGCGATATCACCAGCGTCTCCGGATCTCCACAGCTGCGTTATCGTTTTTACTTGCGTGTGGAAATTTATACCCTAGAAAAATGTGACGCGttcattcgaaaaatatcttcgaaaTTTATAGAGAAAGT is part of the Bombus pyrosoma isolate SC7728 linkage group LG13, ASM1482585v1, whole genome shotgun sequence genome and encodes:
- the LOC122574454 gene encoding uncharacterized protein LOC122574454, with protein sequence MIASVGFGHTALEPSAKGLSSVAREKKGQQTSGRTDVLRREESIRFSTANIKSTGSLVNIAFVAHVRRLIPPNSRNAIERDQEKEQTDRRGTRKGRIKRSSVENRNKICPK
- the LOC122574447 gene encoding uncharacterized protein LOC122574447 isoform X2: MYKTVRKGDASLQYTILPQTDQFSSSGFPQTSDKSSSRNIKYIIGTLMILIVLSCVAAPFFMNQSDQRLFARTMLAIGRVGHNAIARNSSRSQEKDIANKSKNRLPVTTTVSSTEAYRKQDTEDEMTTLSEASNVDEQESQEFTTTDSTTSNTQRSQTSTESTTSVKQTSASTTTYTLPTTWSTGLKTLTSTPSEATKMTSSAPTRKAKMPRVTLKLRENETIPQMYMKAGIASYKKGNITTSVLAHGLSLEGLIFKTPEGTINPWPQKWFFTDPSSAFQWKGLNQKSIKIYITLLVFATFVSISISLVLFARKTTRSQRQSVEEPEVEEGQEEEDKSTLLGAESKETEEKE
- the LOC122574447 gene encoding uncharacterized protein LOC122574447 isoform X1 codes for the protein MYKTVRKGDASLQYTILPQTDQFSSSGFPQTSDKSSSRNIKYIIGTLMILIVLSCVAAPFFMNQSDQRLFARTMLAIGRVGHNAIARNSSRSQEKDIANKSKNRLPVTTTVSSTEAYRKQDTEDEMTTLSEASNVDEQESQEFTTTDSTTSNTQRSQTSTESTTSVKQTSASTTTYTLPTTWSTGLKTLTSTPSEATKMTSSAPTRKAKMPRVTLKLRENETIPQMYMKAGIASYKKGNITTSVLAHGLSLEGLIFKTPEGTINPWPQKWFFTDPSSAFQWKVQSPRQGLNQKSIKIYITLLVFATFVSISISLVLFARKTTRSQRQSVEEPEVEEGQEEEDKSTLLGAESKETEEKE